A single Anopheles arabiensis isolate DONGOLA chromosome 2, AaraD3, whole genome shotgun sequence DNA region contains:
- the LOC120896459 gene encoding carbonic anhydrase 13-like, with translation MQLLKWHGQLILLNFLMFMSWRPCRGLNVPSYDANYRANPTRRSAVFAPPSSYYDQYAAAGPKPLTADQRRTKLTALSNPDFYFPADPEADLAEANEPEPALERQRARPAPAAGSFSYNEKDKNGPSHWYRVDARCGGRYQSPILLNTSSALLVNRKRPLRLDGQTNLPQSILLQNDGHSAKFTYNWRTGADRPVLRGGPLKTKYLFDQFHFHWGVNSTVGSEHVYDYQRYPMEIHLVFYNGLYESFAAAREQVDGIAVVGLFYEIYDHSVDEQLNTWTRFLRNVVEPNSQHTIEFIDTFPLYEVIGDVEWPYFSYEGSLTTPPCLETVTWIVATKPLLVTEKEMKQFRRLQSPTGLMVNNYRPVQKLNHRRVFLY, from the exons ATGCAGCTTCTCAAATGGCACGGGCAGCTTATTCTGCTAAACTTCCTGATGTTCATGTCGTGGCGACCGTGTCGGG GACTGAACGTTCCCAGTTATGATGCCAACTATCGGGCAAATCCTACCCGCCGATCGGCTGTCTTCGCTCCACCATCGTCCTACTACGACCAGTACGCAGCGGCcggtccgaaaccgctcaccgCCGATCAGCGCCGGACAAAGCTGACCGCCCTCTCGAATCCGGACTTTTACTTCCCCGCCGATCCGGAGGCGGATCTAGCGGAAGCGAACGAACCCGAACCGGCGCTCGAGCGACAGCGAGCCCGGCCGGCACCGGCAGCCGGCAGCTTCTCCTACAACGAGAAGGACAAAAATGGACCCTCGCACTGGTACCGGGTGGATGCGCGGTGCGGTGGCCGCTACCAAAGCCCCATCCTGCTCAACACGAGCAGCGCCCTGCTGGTGAACCGCAAGCGACCGCTCCGGCTCGACGGGCAGACCAATCTGCCGCAATCGATACTGCTGCAGAATGATGGCCATTCGGCCAAGTTTACGTACAACTGGCGCACCGGCGCTGATCGGCCGGTGCTGCGCGGGGGCCCACTAAAAACCAAGTACCTGTTCGATCAGTTCCATTTCCACTGGGGCGTCAACAGTACGGTTGGGTCGGAGCACGTGTACGACTACCAGCGGTACCCGATGGAGATCCACCTGGTGTTCTACAACGGGCTGTACGAGTCGTTCGCGGCGGCCCGCGAACAGGTCGACGGCATTGCGGTGGTCGGGCTGTTCTACGAGATCTACGACCATTCGGTGGACGAGCAGCTGAACACCTGGACCCGGTTCCTGCGCAACGTCGTCGAGCCGAACAGCCAGCACACGATCGAGTTCATCGACACGTTCCCGCTGTACGAGGTGATCGGGGATGTCGAGTGGCCGTACTTTTCGTACGAGGGCAGCCTGACGACACCGCCCTGCCTGGAGACGGTGACGTGGATCGTGGCGACCAAGCCGCTGCTCGTGACGGAGAAGGAGATGAAGCAGTTCCGCCGGCTCCAGTCGCCGACCGGGCTGATGGTGAACAACTATCGCCCCGTGCAGAAGCTAAACCATCGCCGGGTGTTCCTGTACTGA